A single genomic interval of Zunongwangia sp. HGR-M22 harbors:
- a CDS encoding BrxA/BrxB family bacilliredoxin, translating into MYPADLVKPMREDLTSIGFEELHTVEDVEAAMKKEGTTLVVVNSVCGCAAANARPGARMSLQNAKKPDNLFTVFAGVDREATDLARGFMVPFPPSSPSMALFKDGELVHMLERHHIEGRPAEMIAENLTGAYDEFC; encoded by the coding sequence ATGTATCCAGCAGATTTAGTAAAACCAATGCGAGAAGATCTTACAAGCATAGGTTTTGAAGAATTACACACTGTAGAAGATGTTGAAGCAGCAATGAAAAAAGAAGGGACTACGCTAGTTGTAGTAAATTCGGTTTGTGGATGTGCTGCAGCGAATGCAAGACCAGGAGCTAGAATGTCTTTACAAAACGCAAAAAAACCAGATAATTTATTTACTGTTTTTGCAGGGGTAGATCGTGAAGCTACAGATTTAGCTCGTGGATTTATGGTACCATTTCCACCATCTTCTCCATCTATGGCTTTATTTAAAGATGGAGAATTAGTTCACATGTTAGAGCGTCATCACATTGAAGGTCGACCTGCTGAAATGATCGCAGAAAACCTTACAGGTGCTTACGATGAATTTTGCTAG
- a CDS encoding lysophospholipid acyltransferase family protein translates to MKKLLSYPLTVIFYFFFFLTLLVFHPIQWISLKLGGYSAHKKSVDIFNFFLLRCLNILGTRFIVENEHNIPVDRPCIFVANHQGVYDIPPIIWYLRKHHPKFVSKKELGKGIPSISFNLKHGGSVLIDRKNRRESLLKMAKFAKYLKETNRSAVIFPEGTRSRDGQPKKFAASGMQMLFKQMPNAIVVPITINNCWRLLKDGSFPLTIGVKLRMKVHDPIEIDSTDPESLVALVERTIIADIR, encoded by the coding sequence ATGAAAAAACTACTATCATATCCGTTAACGGTAATTTTTTACTTTTTTTTCTTTCTTACATTACTCGTATTTCATCCAATCCAATGGATATCTTTAAAATTGGGTGGTTATTCGGCTCATAAAAAAAGCGTAGATATTTTTAATTTTTTCCTGTTACGTTGCTTAAACATTTTGGGAACCCGGTTTATTGTTGAAAACGAACATAATATTCCAGTTGATCGGCCATGTATTTTCGTAGCTAATCATCAAGGCGTTTATGATATCCCCCCTATTATATGGTATTTAAGAAAACATCATCCAAAATTTGTTAGTAAAAAAGAATTAGGAAAAGGCATCCCAAGTATTTCTTTTAACCTGAAACATGGTGGATCGGTCTTAATCGATCGTAAAAATAGACGAGAAAGTTTACTCAAAATGGCCAAATTCGCCAAATATTTAAAAGAAACTAATCGATCTGCTGTAATTTTTCCTGAAGGTACCAGAAGTCGTGATGGGCAGCCAAAAAAATTTGCAGCTAGCGGAATGCAAATGCTTTTTAAGCAAATGCCCAATGCCATAGTTGTTCCCATTACTATCAATAATTGCTGGAGACTACTAAAAGATGGAAGCTTCCCACTAACGATAGGGGTAAAATTACGTATGAAAGTTCATGACCCTATTGAAATCGATTCTACAGATCCAGAAAGCCTGGTAGCCTTGGTAGAACGTACCATTATTGCTGATATTCGATAA
- a CDS encoding HD domain-containing protein, translating to MTQNELIIDNTIAFVKETLANAEGGHDWFHIERVLNNAKLIAKTENADNFIVQLGALLHDIADSKFHNGDETIGPKFASEFLKSQNVSSEVIEHVVKIIQNISFKGGNIEQQFHSAELDIVQDADRLDALGAIGIARTFNYGGFKGRALYDPEIEPKLNMTKEEYKASNAPTINHFYEKLLLLKDRMNTKTGAEIAQKRHEFMELFLNQFYAEWNGEA from the coding sequence ATGACTCAAAACGAATTGATTATAGATAATACGATTGCGTTTGTAAAGGAAACTTTAGCGAATGCCGAAGGTGGTCACGATTGGTTTCATATTGAGCGAGTATTAAATAATGCAAAACTTATCGCTAAAACCGAAAATGCGGATAATTTTATTGTTCAGTTAGGAGCTTTGCTACATGATATAGCTGATTCTAAATTTCATAACGGTGATGAAACTATAGGCCCTAAATTTGCTTCAGAATTCTTAAAATCCCAAAATGTTTCTTCGGAAGTGATTGAGCATGTTGTAAAAATCATTCAGAATATATCGTTTAAAGGCGGAAATATCGAGCAGCAATTTCATTCCGCAGAACTGGATATTGTACAAGATGCCGATCGTTTAGATGCCCTTGGTGCTATTGGCATTGCCAGAACCTTTAATTATGGAGGGTTTAAAGGAAGAGCGCTTTACGATCCTGAAATCGAACCAAAACTGAATATGACTAAAGAAGAATACAAAGCTTCTAACGCGCCAACCATTAATCACTTTTACGAAAAATTATTACTGCTGAAAGATCGAATGAATACCAAAACAGGTGCTGAAATTGCCCAAAAACGCCATGAATTTATGGAGCTGTTTTTAAACCAGTTTTATGCCGAATGGAATGGAGAAGCATGA
- a CDS encoding S9 family peptidase, translating to MKKLFTTLLLVVLGVSVKAQELNGSYSGELAVQGMQLELIFNISPTEDGYTATLDVPAQGASGIEMDSVILQNDSLTIKSAKMKMTFTGKINGDNIEGTYEQMEQNLPLNLKKTVKKKPGNTSLPSSEEELKKLAAKETGAYKYSVEDYFQTPQTYGFQLSPDGNHIAYMKRRDSGERDLYIMDTETKKESLLKKQEEDLIRGFDWANNNRILYVQDKGGDENYHVYGVDLNGENDKELTPFEGVRVSILESLKEDKDHVIVQMNKDNLQQEEPYLLNINTGEVTKLYTVKEGEPPVAGYDFDRKGNLRAISHIVDGVNTEISYKIDGEFKQVKLTEFGDSFGIYSFNPSSDNPDEAYVVSNLEGDKTEIQLYDLKKNKKIKTVFSNDTFDVSGMSLSRKRNYEIDYFSYTGEKTKIIPVSDTYKKIYNRLEKEFGEKQFFTVGRTDDESKYMVAVTSDKIVGEYYLYDVEKDTVSLLYKLLPHLKAEDMASMKPITFKSRDGLTLHGYITLPHNYKEGKQVPLVVNPHGGPQGIRDSWGFNPEAQLFASRGYATLHVNFRISGGYGKEFLKAGFGEIGRKAMDDVEDGVDYVIEQGYVDKDRVAIYGGSHGGYAVLRGMTKTPEKYACGVDYVGVSNLNTFMETIPPYWEKYRELLYKIWYNPGIPEEKVIMDEISPALHVDKIKNPLFVVQGANDPRVNINEADQIVETLRSKGVEVPYMVKYDEGHGFAKEENRLDLYKAMMGFFAEHLKD from the coding sequence ATGAAAAAATTATTTACAACTTTACTTTTAGTAGTTCTTGGAGTTTCTGTAAAGGCGCAAGAACTTAATGGTTCCTACTCAGGAGAACTTGCTGTGCAAGGCATGCAACTGGAGCTTATTTTTAATATTAGCCCGACTGAAGATGGCTATACCGCCACTTTAGATGTTCCTGCCCAGGGCGCTTCAGGAATCGAAATGGATTCGGTAATTTTGCAAAACGATTCGTTGACAATCAAGTCAGCAAAAATGAAAATGACGTTTACCGGAAAAATAAACGGTGATAACATTGAAGGAACTTATGAGCAAATGGAGCAAAATTTGCCTTTAAATTTAAAGAAAACTGTGAAGAAAAAACCAGGAAATACATCATTACCATCTAGTGAAGAAGAATTAAAAAAACTTGCTGCTAAAGAGACTGGAGCTTATAAATATTCTGTAGAAGACTATTTTCAAACTCCGCAAACTTATGGGTTTCAGCTGTCTCCCGACGGGAATCATATCGCATATATGAAGCGTAGAGATTCAGGAGAACGCGATTTGTACATAATGGATACGGAAACAAAAAAAGAAAGCCTCTTAAAAAAGCAGGAAGAGGATTTGATTCGAGGTTTCGACTGGGCTAACAACAATCGTATTCTGTATGTTCAAGATAAAGGAGGCGATGAAAACTATCACGTGTATGGTGTAGATCTTAACGGTGAAAATGATAAAGAACTTACGCCTTTTGAAGGAGTGCGTGTTAGTATTTTAGAATCTTTAAAAGAAGATAAAGACCATGTTATTGTGCAGATGAATAAAGATAATTTGCAACAAGAAGAACCTTATCTTTTAAATATCAATACTGGTGAAGTAACCAAATTATATACTGTTAAAGAAGGAGAGCCACCGGTAGCCGGTTACGATTTTGATCGCAAGGGCAACTTAAGAGCCATTAGCCATATTGTTGATGGGGTGAATACCGAAATATCATACAAGATAGATGGAGAATTCAAACAGGTAAAATTAACCGAATTTGGAGATAGTTTTGGGATTTATTCTTTTAACCCAAGTTCCGACAATCCAGATGAAGCCTATGTAGTTTCCAATCTTGAAGGTGATAAAACAGAAATTCAACTTTATGATTTAAAAAAGAATAAGAAAATTAAAACGGTCTTTAGCAATGATACATTCGATGTTTCCGGCATGTCTCTCTCTAGAAAACGAAATTATGAAATCGACTATTTTTCATATACCGGAGAGAAAACAAAAATAATTCCGGTGAGTGATACCTATAAAAAAATCTATAATCGATTAGAAAAAGAATTTGGAGAGAAGCAGTTTTTTACGGTAGGCAGAACCGATGATGAATCTAAATATATGGTTGCCGTAACTAGTGATAAAATTGTAGGAGAATACTATTTGTACGATGTAGAAAAAGATACCGTAAGCTTATTGTATAAATTATTGCCACATCTTAAAGCTGAAGATATGGCCAGTATGAAGCCGATTACTTTCAAAAGTAGAGACGGGCTAACTTTACATGGTTATATCACTTTGCCTCATAATTATAAGGAAGGTAAACAAGTACCTTTAGTTGTAAATCCGCATGGTGGTCCACAAGGAATTCGCGATAGCTGGGGCTTTAATCCGGAAGCACAATTGTTTGCTAGTAGAGGTTATGCCACTTTGCACGTAAATTTTAGAATATCAGGAGGTTACGGTAAAGAATTTTTGAAAGCAGGTTTTGGCGAAATTGGTCGAAAAGCCATGGATGATGTTGAAGATGGAGTAGATTATGTAATCGAACAAGGTTATGTAGATAAAGACCGTGTTGCTATTTACGGAGGTAGCCACGGAGGCTATGCTGTTTTACGCGGAATGACAAAAACTCCGGAAAAATATGCTTGCGGAGTAGATTATGTTGGGGTAAGTAACCTAAATACTTTTATGGAAACTATTCCGCCGTATTGGGAAAAATATCGCGAGTTGTTATATAAAATATGGTATAATCCAGGAATCCCTGAAGAAAAGGTGATTATGGATGAAATTTCTCCGGCATTACATGTCGATAAAATTAAAAACCCACTATTTGTCGTTCAAGGTGCTAACGATCCTAGAGTGAATATTAATGAAGCCGACCAGATTGTAGAAACCCTTCGATCTAAAGGTGTAGAAGTGCCGTATATGGTAAAATACGACGAAGGTCACGGTTTTGCTAAAGAAGAAAATCGATTAGATTTATATAAAGCAATGATGGGCTTTTTTGCTGAACATTTGAAAGATTAG
- a CDS encoding Fpg/Nei family DNA glycosylase gives MPELPEVAYQKKYADATILHKKIVEVETGDKKIYQSPKSDFEKKLKNNQFESTDRIGKYLFLKLKDGGVLVMHFGMTGKLEYYQHDDTPKYTQFKLIFDDNSKLAFTCPRKFAKLYLAKSVEEFQESHNLGIDALAISEEEFLEICEGRSGTIKGLLMNQSLIAGIGNMYADEVLFQTKIHPKSKVSSLHKKELQSIFDKIGDVLEKVKEARIEGKRVPESYITSIRKEGEGADCPRNNGKIEQTKVSGRTTYYCPVCQKETV, from the coding sequence ATGCCCGAACTTCCTGAAGTTGCTTACCAAAAGAAATATGCAGATGCGACGATTCTACATAAAAAAATCGTTGAGGTAGAAACCGGAGATAAAAAGATATATCAATCACCAAAATCTGATTTCGAAAAAAAATTAAAAAACAATCAATTTGAGTCAACCGATCGAATAGGAAAATATTTATTTCTGAAGTTAAAGGACGGCGGCGTTTTGGTGATGCATTTTGGGATGACTGGAAAATTGGAATATTATCAGCATGACGACACGCCAAAATACACACAATTTAAATTAATTTTTGATGACAATTCTAAGTTGGCGTTTACCTGTCCGCGTAAATTTGCGAAACTATATCTGGCTAAAAGTGTTGAAGAATTTCAGGAATCTCATAATCTCGGGATAGATGCTTTAGCGATTTCCGAAGAAGAGTTTTTAGAAATCTGTGAGGGTAGAAGCGGCACGATAAAAGGCTTGTTGATGAATCAAAGTTTAATTGCCGGGATAGGAAATATGTATGCCGATGAGGTTTTATTTCAAACAAAAATTCATCCAAAATCAAAAGTAAGTTCGCTTCACAAAAAAGAATTGCAATCGATTTTCGATAAAATTGGCGATGTTTTAGAAAAGGTAAAAGAAGCCAGGATTGAAGGGAAGCGAGTACCGGAATCGTATATTACTTCTATCCGTAAAGAAGGCGAGGGTGCCGACTGCCCAAGAAATAATGGTAAAATCGAACAAACCAAAGTCTCAGGAAGAACAACCTATTACTGTCCTGTTTGTCAAAAAGAGACAGTTTAG
- a CDS encoding PA0069 family radical SAM protein: MSILKEYIKGRGAQSNVPNRFDVHNHEFRDDFLNYCAAEGDDFQESKTTIIDTFPKTIVNKVASPDVGMEFSLNPYQGCEHGCIYCYARNSHEYWGFSPGLDFEQKILVKRNAVEVLEKKLRSKSWEAVPIVLSGNTDCYQPIEKKLKITRQLLETFLKYKHPVGIITKNALVQRDFDILKELAQDNLVTVNLSVTSLSEDTRRILEPRTASIKKRLETIEKLAAANVPVSVMMAPIIPSINSHEIMPLVKEIANRGALSVGYTIVRLNGAIGGIFTDWIRKTMPDRAEKVLHQIENIHGGSLNDSRFGTRMKGEGEFADQVKQQFKIARKLYLKNRERKPLSCDLHEQYKDGQLKLF, translated from the coding sequence ATGTCAATTTTAAAGGAGTATATAAAAGGAAGAGGAGCGCAAAGCAATGTGCCCAATCGATTTGATGTTCATAATCATGAATTTCGAGATGATTTTTTAAATTACTGTGCTGCTGAAGGGGATGATTTTCAAGAAAGTAAAACGACGATTATCGATACCTTTCCCAAAACCATCGTAAATAAAGTAGCCAGTCCGGATGTTGGGATGGAATTTTCCCTTAATCCTTATCAGGGTTGTGAACATGGGTGTATTTATTGTTACGCTCGAAATTCTCACGAGTATTGGGGGTTTAGCCCCGGATTGGATTTTGAACAGAAAATCCTGGTTAAAAGAAACGCAGTAGAAGTGCTCGAAAAAAAGCTAAGAAGCAAGAGTTGGGAAGCTGTTCCTATTGTTTTGTCTGGTAACACCGACTGCTATCAGCCCATTGAGAAAAAACTAAAAATCACGCGGCAGCTACTAGAGACTTTCTTAAAATATAAGCATCCGGTGGGGATTATTACCAAAAATGCGTTGGTGCAGCGAGATTTTGATATTTTAAAAGAACTAGCACAAGACAATCTGGTAACAGTAAACCTATCGGTAACTTCATTATCAGAAGATACGCGCAGAATATTAGAACCACGAACAGCCAGCATTAAAAAACGCTTGGAAACGATAGAAAAACTTGCTGCAGCAAATGTTCCGGTAAGCGTGATGATGGCACCGATTATTCCATCAATCAACAGTCACGAAATTATGCCGCTGGTAAAAGAAATTGCAAATCGAGGAGCGCTAAGTGTAGGTTATACCATTGTAAGATTGAACGGTGCTATTGGTGGAATTTTTACCGATTGGATCAGGAAAACCATGCCCGATAGGGCAGAGAAGGTGCTTCATCAAATTGAAAATATACACGGCGGAAGTCTTAACGATAGCCGATTTGGAACCCGAATGAAGGGCGAAGGTGAATTTGCCGATCAGGTGAAGCAGCAATTCAAAATTGCAAGAAAATTATATCTAAAAAATAGAGAAAGAAAGCCGTTAAGCTGTGATTTACATGAACAATATAAAGATGGCCAACTGAAGTTGTTTTGA
- a CDS encoding erythromycin esterase family protein: MTRIVTLAIFMLSFITNAQQLKTIPLSSPESKNYEDLDFLKDQIQQKSVVMLGEQTHMYANIFEMKIRIIEYLHQELGFNTIAMESPMYDIWKMNQTGFEPYTFNKAIFGVWGNNEEFQRLVQYIETNDLNVIGFDSQVINTSNFTDDFFDFIEENKLRLKYDENDLGIIIEGILENLTFDDSDLNFSQFKKEIESIIRQIEKLPKTEENYYWLQFTKSLLASANDVYENAEPILSEDFANKQHNFRDAQMADNLISYVERNPKEKIIVWADNIHIMLDNSSINQPIIGEFVSAGNYIKEKLQDDVYSLATIHANDSLYDDGRRKWEKTPIKTGSFEDILRKKEADYLFIDAHQTAMDKSYDSRLLSFINFYELQLNEFHDSYIFFKKASLPKSEKKAITEAKEDTITENKIASPKAEKEKSGKIVRLKGKLIDAANNEPVAFANLIMKDEQIYRVADENGHFELTINDRMFKESSVEISSMGYERKTIALNKLQKEISLNPSFESLGEVVISAHLTPISVLKKAVKAKFKNHSKDDFNYQRYSHIILNTKDTTFIDLDLITKNYDNGFKSEYVTDKRVEQIRWNKNLVGNAYKNTRQFFGYREDPIRYANILHKRKYKKFDLEFVSSGLAQDKGNYIIAFKTSRNKWNYTNRGYPTSYSGKVYIDKSSFAITKVVENWETNLDQKEVEKYYSYRRDYQKEKSLIIKEENIAFYNKIYNGKYYPSRYFRREFKEGEYKNGKKVNNVFEINSYLYNYKFEDVEEIKYEYFGKEEQTLLNRIDYNPEFWNAFNLKINQQND, translated from the coding sequence ATGACTAGAATAGTAACCTTAGCCATTTTTATGCTATCGTTTATTACAAACGCTCAGCAACTAAAAACCATTCCACTTTCTTCTCCTGAAAGTAAAAATTATGAAGATTTAGATTTTCTGAAAGATCAAATCCAACAAAAAAGTGTTGTTATGTTAGGGGAACAAACCCATATGTACGCGAATATTTTTGAAATGAAAATTCGGATTATCGAATATCTGCATCAGGAATTAGGCTTTAACACTATTGCTATGGAATCTCCCATGTATGATATTTGGAAAATGAACCAAACAGGATTTGAACCCTATACGTTTAACAAAGCCATATTTGGAGTTTGGGGAAATAATGAAGAATTCCAGCGGCTGGTACAGTATATTGAAACGAATGACCTTAACGTTATTGGGTTTGATTCTCAGGTAATCAACACCTCAAATTTTACTGACGATTTTTTTGATTTTATTGAAGAAAATAAGCTCCGTTTAAAATATGATGAAAATGATTTAGGAATTATAATCGAAGGGATTTTAGAAAATTTAACTTTCGATGATTCAGACCTAAATTTTAGTCAGTTTAAAAAAGAAATTGAATCTATAATTCGGCAAATTGAAAAACTTCCTAAAACAGAAGAAAATTATTATTGGCTGCAATTCACTAAAAGCCTTTTGGCCTCAGCAAACGACGTTTACGAAAATGCGGAGCCTATCTTAAGCGAAGATTTTGCAAATAAACAGCATAATTTTAGAGATGCTCAAATGGCTGATAATTTAATTTCTTATGTTGAAAGAAATCCTAAAGAAAAAATTATAGTTTGGGCCGATAATATTCATATTATGCTAGATAATTCTTCCATTAATCAACCGATAATTGGAGAATTTGTTTCCGCAGGAAATTATATCAAAGAAAAACTTCAGGATGACGTGTATAGCTTGGCCACCATTCATGCTAACGACTCTCTATATGACGATGGAAGAAGAAAATGGGAAAAAACACCTATTAAAACTGGCTCTTTTGAGGATATCCTTCGTAAGAAAGAAGCTGACTATTTGTTTATAGATGCTCATCAAACAGCAATGGATAAATCTTACGATTCTAGGTTATTAAGCTTTATAAATTTTTATGAGCTTCAATTAAATGAATTTCATGATAGCTATATATTCTTTAAAAAAGCAAGCTTACCTAAAAGCGAAAAGAAAGCAATAACTGAGGCTAAAGAAGATACTATAACAGAAAATAAAATTGCTTCGCCTAAGGCTGAAAAAGAAAAGTCTGGTAAAATCGTCAGATTAAAAGGAAAACTTATAGACGCTGCGAATAACGAACCGGTAGCTTTTGCGAATTTGATTATGAAAGATGAGCAAATTTATAGAGTAGCCGATGAAAATGGCCATTTTGAGCTTACAATTAACGATAGAATGTTTAAGGAATCTTCCGTCGAAATTTCTTCAATGGGATATGAAAGAAAAACAATTGCGCTTAATAAATTACAGAAAGAAATATCACTTAATCCTAGTTTTGAGAGTTTGGGCGAAGTTGTAATTTCGGCACATCTTACTCCAATTTCGGTATTAAAAAAGGCGGTTAAAGCAAAGTTTAAAAATCATTCAAAAGATGACTTTAATTACCAACGCTATAGCCATATTATACTGAATACTAAAGACACTACTTTTATTGATTTAGACCTGATTACAAAGAATTATGATAACGGTTTTAAATCCGAATATGTGACTGATAAACGAGTCGAGCAAATACGCTGGAATAAAAATCTGGTAGGTAACGCTTATAAAAATACAAGACAATTCTTTGGTTATCGCGAAGATCCTATTCGTTATGCTAACATTTTGCATAAACGAAAATATAAAAAGTTCGATTTAGAGTTTGTAAGCTCAGGATTAGCACAAGATAAAGGAAATTACATTATCGCTTTTAAAACCAGCCGAAATAAATGGAATTATACCAATAGAGGCTATCCTACTTCATATTCCGGCAAAGTATATATTGATAAATCTAGTTTTGCCATTACTAAGGTGGTGGAAAACTGGGAAACCAATTTAGATCAAAAAGAAGTCGAAAAGTACTATTCTTACAGGAGAGATTACCAAAAAGAAAAAAGTCTTATTATAAAAGAAGAAAATATAGCTTTTTACAATAAAATATATAATGGTAAATATTATCCATCAAGGTATTTTAGAAGAGAGTTCAAGGAAGGAGAATATAAAAACGGAAAGAAAGTCAATAATGTGTTTGAAATAAACTCTTATTTATACAATTATAAATTTGAAGATGTAGAAGAAATAAAATATGAATATTTTGGAAAAGAAGAGCAAACGCTTTTAAACCGTATAGATTACAATCCTGAATTTTGGAATGCTTTTAATCTTAAAATAAATCAGCAAAATGACTAA
- a CDS encoding enoyl-CoA hydratase/isomerase family protein: protein MSYQNILVEEEKEILYITIDRPSKLNALNKDTIQELHEAFVEAKDDEDIKVIILTGSGEKAFVAGADISEFADFSPEEGKKLAAEGQTKLFDLVANFPKPVIAAINGFALGGGLELAMAAHFRTASENAKMGLPEVSLGVIPGYGGTQRLTQIVGKGRAMEMIMTAGMIDANQALQYNLVNHVTPQNELIEFTEKLASKIMNNSMVAIEGAIKAINASYEKGVNGFEVEISEFGNAFGTEDFKEGTSAFLNKRKAEFPGK from the coding sequence ATGAGTTACCAGAATATTTTAGTTGAAGAAGAAAAAGAAATTCTATACATTACAATAGATAGACCGTCTAAACTAAACGCTTTAAATAAAGATACTATACAAGAACTTCATGAAGCTTTTGTTGAAGCGAAAGATGATGAAGATATTAAAGTAATTATTCTTACCGGAAGTGGAGAAAAAGCTTTTGTGGCTGGAGCCGATATTAGTGAATTTGCAGATTTTTCTCCGGAAGAAGGAAAAAAGCTTGCGGCTGAAGGCCAAACGAAATTGTTTGATTTAGTGGCTAATTTTCCAAAACCTGTAATTGCGGCGATTAATGGATTCGCTTTAGGTGGCGGATTAGAATTAGCGATGGCGGCACATTTTAGAACCGCTTCAGAAAATGCAAAAATGGGTTTGCCAGAAGTTTCTCTTGGGGTGATCCCCGGTTATGGCGGGACACAACGTTTAACGCAAATTGTGGGTAAAGGAAGGGCTATGGAAATGATCATGACGGCCGGAATGATTGATGCCAACCAAGCTTTGCAATACAATTTAGTGAATCATGTTACTCCGCAAAACGAACTTATAGAGTTTACAGAAAAGTTAGCTTCTAAAATTATGAATAACTCGATGGTAGCTATCGAAGGCGCCATTAAAGCCATAAATGCCAGCTACGAAAAAGGCGTAAACGGATTTGAGGTTGAAATTAGCGAATTTGGAAATGCCTTTGGGACTGAAGATTTTAAAGAGGGAACTTCAGCTTTTTTAAATAAGCGAAAAGCAGAATTTCCCGGGAAGTAA
- a CDS encoding sensor histidine kinase, producing the protein MKLLKLSLRTRIFISMILLVLGASILIAGVTVYQYKEEAEDYHRERLERKEQAIRENINFVLASTTYVINTENIASIFKQNQKIYEMSQVHEMQINIYDLEGKLLISSKENFFKDTTDYTISTPILKKLEASSHRRYLLKGESNGEKFQSSYTYITDQKFKPLAILYLPYLQDDSVLNRDLNDFLMRLGEVYLFMLAIAIIMSYFLSKYITKSLKIISEKINQTRLDKRNQKIELSNASEEIYALIAAYNSMIDELEESAVKLATNEREQAWREMAKQVAHEIKNPLTPMRLSVQSFERRFDRNDPEIEHKVNEFCDTLINQIDTMSSIASAFSNFAKMPAQQNETLNVPKITKLALDIFNENYIIFHSEKEEILAKFDRTQLIRVVTNLVKNAIQAMDNVQEPKIVVDIQEEDKSVCLSISDNGHGITEDNREKIFEPKFTTKSSGMGLGLAMVKNIVETYNGTINFISKPGKGTIFKVRFPK; encoded by the coding sequence ATGAAGCTTTTAAAATTATCCTTACGTACTCGTATTTTTATCTCCATGATACTTTTGGTGCTTGGAGCTTCAATTTTAATAGCCGGGGTTACTGTTTATCAATATAAAGAAGAAGCAGAAGATTATCACCGCGAACGCTTAGAACGCAAAGAGCAAGCTATTAGAGAAAATATAAATTTTGTATTGGCTAGCACCACTTATGTTATTAATACAGAAAATATTGCTTCTATATTTAAACAGAACCAGAAGATTTATGAAATGTCTCAGGTACATGAAATGCAAATCAATATTTATGATCTTGAGGGAAAATTATTAATAAGCTCTAAAGAAAATTTTTTTAAGGATACCACAGATTATACGATTTCCACACCTATTCTTAAAAAACTTGAAGCTTCTTCGCACCGGCGTTATTTGTTGAAAGGAGAGTCGAATGGCGAAAAATTCCAGTCATCTTACACTTATATTACCGATCAAAAATTTAAGCCTCTAGCGATCTTATACTTACCGTATCTACAGGATGATAGTGTTCTTAATCGTGATTTAAACGATTTTTTAATGCGGTTGGGCGAAGTGTATCTTTTTATGCTGGCTATAGCGATAATCATGTCTTATTTTCTGTCAAAATATATTACAAAATCGCTTAAAATTATTTCAGAAAAGATAAATCAAACACGCTTAGATAAGCGCAATCAAAAAATCGAACTCAGCAATGCTTCCGAAGAAATTTACGCACTAATTGCAGCATACAACAGCATGATCGACGAGTTAGAAGAAAGTGCGGTGAAGTTAGCCACCAACGAGAGAGAGCAAGCCTGGCGAGAAATGGCAAAACAGGTGGCACACGAGATTAAAAATCCGCTTACACCCATGCGCCTTAGTGTACAAAGTTTTGAGCGAAGATTTGATCGCAATGATCCCGAAATTGAGCACAAAGTAAATGAGTTTTGCGATACCTTGATCAATCAGATCGATACAATGAGTTCGATTGCTTCTGCCTTCTCTAATTTTGCAAAAATGCCGGCACAGCAAAATGAAACTCTTAATGTGCCCAAAATCACCAAACTGGCCTTAGATATATTCAATGAAAATTATATTATATTCCATTCAGAAAAAGAAGAAATACTGGCAAAGTTTGATAGAACTCAGCTTATTAGAGTAGTTACCAATTTAGTGAAAAACGCCATACAGGCGATGGATAATGTGCAAGAGCCAAAGATTGTTGTAGATATTCAGGAAGAAGATAAAAGTGTTTGTTTAAGCATTTCTGATAACGGCCACGGAATTACCGAAGATAATCGCGAGAAGATCTTTGAGCCCAAGTTCACCACAAAATCCAGTGGTATGGGTCTGGGCTTGGCAATGGTTAAAAATATCGTAGAAACTTATAACGGAACTATAAATTTCATTTCAAAACCAGGTAAAGGAACTATCTTTAAAGTTCGTTTTCCTAAGTAA